From one Mya arenaria isolate MELC-2E11 chromosome 4, ASM2691426v1 genomic stretch:
- the LOC128230731 gene encoding putative ammonium transporter 3, whose protein sequence is MTVAGEGVMADPQSDAIWILSSTFIVFTMQSGFGLLESGTVSVKNELNIMVKNAVDVVFGGLTYWIFGYGLSFGNASFSNAFIGWGDFFVTAEDEKLGIVYSKFFFQASFATTATTIVSGAMAERTKLVSYIVFSMINTVLFSIPAHWVWSSKGWLYMLGVVDIAGAGPVHIVGGVTGLVATLMLKPRHRRYDGERHKAPTMSSPTNAVLGMFMLWWGWHGFNCGSTFGISGLKWKLAARSAATTLCSSVAGGVGGFFLSYIMKDRKFDVKYMINGLLGSLVSVTAVCAVVQPWEGLIIGFVGSLVSNAGVALLDKLKIDDPVGCVVTHAVSGVWGMLVAGLFLRKDKLLNALYLHKASTGLFYGGGLYQLGIQSFAVVAIIIWTVVVSFICLKLIDVTLGLRVSLEEEIIGADIIEHGILEEEIIGADIIEHGIESIRNGHVRGETQDAIEQNTADNNHIEVNPAALVMGDDLFQGVIIHADLYNVIY, encoded by the exons ATGACAGTAGCGGGCGAAGGCGTTATGGCGGACCCTCAGTCAGATGCCATCTGGATCCTTTCTTCGACTTTCATTGTGTTTACCATGCAGTCAG GTTTTGGGCTCCTGGAAAGTGGAACAGTAAGCGTTAAAAACGAGCTAAATATTATGGTCAAAAATGCAGTGGACGTCGTTTTTGGAGGTCTCACATACTGGATTTTCGGTTACGGACTCAGTTTTGGCAACGCCTCGTTCAGCAACGCTTTCATCGGATGGGGAGATTTCTTTGTGACTGCTGAAGATGAGAAACTCGGTATCGTATATTCCAAGTTTTTCTTCCAAGCCTCGTTTGCGACCACCGCAACAACCATCGTTTCCG GTGCTATGGCGGAAAGGACCAAGCTAGTTTCATACATTGTCTTCTCCATGATCAACACGGTCCTGTTCAGCATCCCTGCTCACTGGGTCTGGTCATCCAAGGGCTGGCTCTACATGCTGGGCGTGGTCGATATAGCGGGGGCGGGGCCTGTACACATTGTGGGTGGGGTCACTGGGCTTGTCGCTACCCTCATGTTGAAACCCAGGCATAGGCGCTACGACGGGGAGCGGCACAAAGCACCGACCATGAGCTCTCCGACAAACGCTGTGCTTGGCATGTTCATGCTATG GTGGGGTTGGCATGGATTCAACTGCGGAAGCACATTTGGTATTTCCGGTTTAAAATGGAAACTAGCCGCCAG GTCTGCGGCAACAACTCTTTGTTCCTCGGTGGCCGGCGGTGTTGGTGGATTTTTTCTCAG TTATATCATGAAGGACCGGAAGTTTGATGTCAAGTACATGATTAATGGTCTCCTTGGCTCTCTAGTATCCGTGACAG CTGTGTGTGCCGTAGTTCAACCTTGGGAAGGACTCATTATTGGATTTGTTGGTTCGTTGGTTTCCAATGCGGGAGTGGCGTTGCTAGACAAGCTCAAAATAGACGACCCTGTTG GGTGTGTCGTGACGCACGCTGTCTCCGGTGTGTGGGGAATGCTGGTAGCGGGGCTCTTTCTCCGGAAGGATAAACTCCTCAACGCGCTCTATTTACACAAAGCCTCCACCGGGCTCTTCTAT GGTGGCGGCCTGTACCAGCTGGGGATACAAAGTTTTGCAGTGGTGGCAATAATCATTTGGACAGTGGTTGTGTCCTTCATCTGTCTTAAGCTTATAGATGTCACTCTGGGACTGCGGGTATCGCTGGAAGAAGAGATTATTGGAGCTGACATCATCGAACATGGCATACTGGAAGAAGAGATTATTGGAGCTGACATCATCGAACATGGCATAG AGTCAATCAGAAATGGTCACGTGAGAGGAGAAACACAGGACGCCATAGAACAAAACACTGCAGATAATAACCACATCGAGGTCAATCCAGCAGCTCTTGTGATGG GTGACGATCTATTCCAGGGCGTGATCATTCATGCAGACCTGTACAACGTCATCTATTAG